The following nucleotide sequence is from Microbacterium imperiale.
CTTCGGATGGGGCTACGAACGCTTCCTGCGCTTCTTGCTCATCGTGCTCATCCTGCAGCTCGCGTTGCTGCATCTGCGACTGTTCACCAAGGCGTACGCGCGCAACCCGACGACGTTCCTGTCGATCGTCACGTACGTCACGATCGCCTTCGTGGCGATCGTCGCCGTCATGCTGATCGTCCCCCTGATCGTCGAGGACCACTTCACCTTCCTGCCGATCTACTGGCGGGTCGTCGTGGCGCTGACGATCCTCGCGGCCGTGGGCACGGCGCTCGTGCCGCTCGTCAACGCGCTGCTGATGCCACGCCCGCGCAAGCCCGCCGCCCCGGCGTGGCCCACCTACGCGGACGGCCGCACGCCGCTCCCCGCTCTCCCCGACGGGTCGCCGGACTGGCAGGCGTACTACACGGGTCGCCCGACCTACCCGCAGGGGTACGCGCCTCCCCGGATCCAGAGCCCGCAGCAGCCCGCGGCGCAGGGGTACCAGGGGTACCCGCCGCCCCCGCCGCTTCCGAACCAGCCCCCGGCACCGCGCTGACCCGCGGGGCGCCGTGCGGGCGCCCGACCCCGTAGCGTGGAGGCATGGTGGACACTCGAGAGCTCGCTGACCTGGCCATCGACATCGCGCGCGAGGCCGGTGAGCTCGCGCGACGTCGACGCGGCGAGGGCGTCGCGATCGCGGCCACCAAGTCGGCGCTGGCCGACATCGTCACCGAGGCCGACCGCGAGGTCGAGCTGCTGATCCGCGACCGCATCGCCACCGCGCGGCCCGATGACGGCTTCCTCGGCGAGGAGTCCGGCGCCGAGCGCGGTGCGAGCGGATTGACGTGGGTCGTCGACCCGATCGACGGCACCGTGAACTACGCCTACGGCATCCCGCATTACGCCGTGAGCATCGCCGTCGTCGAGGGCGAGCCCGACCCGCAGGCCTGGGACGCCCTCGTCGGCGTCGTCTACTCACCCGCTGTCGATGAGCTGTTCCAGGCTCGCGCGGGCGAGGGGGCGTGGCTCGCCGCGCATCGCTTGCAGGTGTTGGAGCCGACGGATGCCGGTGCGCTGCTGGCGACCGGCTTCGGGTACGACCCCGCCACGCACGCCGGCGACCTGGCCCGCCTCGGGCGGATCATGCCGGTCGCCCGCGACATCCGTCGTGCCGGAGCGGCATCGCTCGATCTGGCCTATGTCGCCGCCGGACGACTCGACGGGTACGTCGAGCGCGGACTGCAGCCCTGGGACCACGCCGCGGGTGCGCTGCTCGTGCGCGAAGCCGGTGGTGAAGTGACGGGCATGCCGGGCGAGCGTCCCGGGCGCACGATGACCATCGCCGCGTCGCCGGCCCTGCACAGCCGGTTGGCCGAGCGGGTTTTCCACGAATCCTGACGCGTGGATCGCATTCTCAGCCGCAACTCGTTAGTGTTTACCTGTTCGTTATCTTCGTTACCCGAGCGAAGGGGCACGAACGACACCCGGTTTGTATCCGTCGTGCTTCGAGCGCGCGCTATTTCCGAGAGCCTGCGATTTGACTTCTGAGACCGCTCCCACCGAGGCCGCGACTTCGCGTCCCTCGACCGGGGAACCCTCCCTCGGAGCGCCGAACGGCCTCACCCGAGCGCAGTGGCGTCGGCTGATGGCCGAGGCCGAGCTGGCCGCGAAGGTCGCCGCCGCCCCCGCGGCGGAGGTGGCGAACACCGAGCCCGTCGAGCCCGAGCCCCACCCCGAGCCTGCCGCTCCCGCCGCGGAGGTCGTCGAAGAAGAGCTGGTTCTGACGGTCGTCGACAGTGACGCCCACGCCGGTCCTCAGCTCGTGACCCCGTCTCGCCGCCGCCGCGAGCGTGCGCAGACCGCCGAAGCGGCGTCCGCCCCGGGCGAGTGCTTCGGTCCGGCCGCGGTCGAGTCCGACGAGCCGCACGCGGATGCCGCCGACGAGTCCGGCATCCCGCCGGCCGCTCCGCTGCCCGACGACCGCGTCGTCGACGAGTTCGAGTTCGCCGCGCGACTGTTCTCCTTCACGGCGCAGACGCCGGTCCAGGTCGCCGCCGAGGCCATCGTCGAGCAGGAGGCGCGCGAGGTCGCGACCCCCCGCCGGCGACTGCGCAACGTGGGCAAGCGCATGGCCGCGGCATCCGTCTCGATGACGGCCGTCGCCGCTGTCGGCCTGCTCGCGGTGGGGCTGACGAGCCCGGCCGCCGTGGTCTTCGCGTCCGGCGACACCGGCCACGACATCACGGCCGAGACGGCTCGTCCCGCCGCAAGCGTCGAGCCCGAAGAGATCCAGGCTTTCGTCTCCTCCTCGGCCACGGGCGTGACCTTCGATCGCAGCGACGCGTTCGACGTCACCTCGGTGTCGGAGATCGCCGCCGATTCCGGCGTGACCAACTTCGCCGGCACGTGGGTCAACGACCCGAACGCCGAGATCCAGTGGCCCTTCCCGGTCGGCGTTCCGATCTCGGCCGCCTTCGGGTCGGTGTCATACCTGTCGGAGTTCTCGCGCCCCCACCGCGGCGTCGACCTGACCCCGGGTGCCGGTGCCGACATCCACGCCGTCGCCGGCGGAACCGTCCGCATCGCGACCGAGGCCGGCGGCGACTACGGCGTGACCGTCGTCATCGACCACACCATCAACGGCGAGCTCGTCTCGACCCGGTACGGGCACATGCAGTACGGCTCGCTCAAGGTGAAGGTCGGCCAGACGGTCGAGCCCGGGCAGGTCATCGGCAAGGTCGGCAGCACCGGCAAGTCGACCGGCGCGCACCTCCACCTCGAGGTGCTGCTGGGCGGAACCACGCAGGTCGATCCCATCGCTTGGCTGCAGGAGCACACCGGCAGCTGACCTGATTCGATCAGAGGTCGCCGAGATGGTATCCTCTTCTAGTTGCCCGCTTGCGGGCAGCACGCCCCGATAGCTCAGTGGCAGAGCACTTCCATGGTAAGGAAGGGGTCGTCAGTTCAATCCTGACTCGGGGCTCGCAGCATCTCTCGGCTCACGCCGGATGCCGTGTGGCGGGGTAGCTCAGTTGGTGAGAGCGCACGACTCATAATCGTGAGGTCGCGGGTTCAAGCCCCGCTCCCGCTACAGAAGCAAACCCCCGGTTCCGCCGGGGGTTTGTCGTTTGCGGAGTGTGTTCCGGGCAAAGAGGCGCCCGGGGCCCCTCCAGAGCCCCGGGCGCATGTCGGGCGCGAGACGAGGACGATCTCACTCGCGGCCGCGGGTCGAGCAGGCCCGCCCTGCTCCCCAGCAGCGCTGGTGCGCACCCGACGCGATCATTGTGCCGCTCGTGGCACGACGCGCCGTTGAGGGCGTTGGGCGGCGGGGTGACAACAAAATGCCTGGTCCGTAGGCAGTACCGTGGCGTTGGACGCGATGGGAGAGCGACCGACGAGGCCCAAAACGCCGCCGGGATTTCATCCGAACGGATGACGCCGCGGTGCGGCATCCGTCATGCCCCCACAACAGGAACGCCCCGACATCCGGGGATGCGGGGCGTTCTGCGATCCGGGGGAGATCGTCGACTGCTGGCTTCGACGCTACGGGCTTTCGCCACCCCCGTCGAGTCGGTACTTCGGGGGACAAGACGGCCGCTCGCGACGGATCGGCGCGGGGTCAGCGACGGTGGAAAGGACAGCGCCCACCCTCACCGGTGCCGCGCACGCGCCCACCCGAGGCGGGCTTGGTCGGAAGGCGACGGCGGTTCACGTCGAGGCCCTCGCCGAGGATCGTGACACCCGGAGTGCTCAGTGCGGCGATCGCCGTCGCCAGGCCCGCGATCGCGAGCTTCTCGCCGGGGCAGCGGTGCCCCGTGGCCGGATCGGCGCCGCCGTGGGGGATGAAGGCGGGCAGCGCCTCGTAGTCGTCGACGCCGACGAACCGCTCGGGATCGAACGACTCCGCGTGCTGCCAGGACGCGTCGTCCGTATTCGTGCCGAGGATGTCGAGCACGACGCGACCGCCGGCTGCGACGGTCTGCCCGTCGAGTTCCACATCGGCCACGGCGCGGCCCGGCAGCATCGGGACGAACGGTGCCGTCCGGCGGATCTCCTGGGCGAAAGCCACGGCGAGCGGCCCGTCGACGAGCGTCCCGCGATCGGCGGTCTCGGCTGCGATGCGCTCGCGCCACTCGGGTCGATCGTGCAGCTCCTTCGCCGCGAACGCGACGAACCGCGCGACGGCGATCATCGGGCGCATGCTGTTCTGCAGCTCGATGCCGGCCAGTCGCGCCGACAGCAGCACGCCTCCGCGGTCGCGGTGCCACGCCCATTCCTTCAGCGCGGTGCCGTCGGCGGGGTCGAGGTCGCCGTCGCGGACAGCCTCGATGAGGTGCTGAGCGTGCCGGTCCGACCAGCTCCGGTTCAGCCATGCGAGCGCGTACTCGGGGGAGTAGGGCACGCCGAAGCCGTTCACGATCTGCGCCAGACGCGCCGCCCAGCGGGTCTTCGCGTCCGCGGTCCCGGGCAGCCCCGCCCAGCGCATGACGGCTCGACCGAAGGCGCCGACGGCCGCGTCGTAGGCCGACCGCTCGCCGCCCGCGCCCCAGGCGTCGAGCTCGACCTGCCACTCGTGCTCGAGCAGCGGACGCAGGCGCTCGACCTGCGCATCCTCGTATGCGACATCGAGGAACGTCGCCTTGCGGTGACGGTGCTCGTCGCCGTCGAGGCTGTGCACCGAGCCGTGACCGAACAGCGTCTCCTGCACGATCCCGGGCATGGCGCCGTGTCGACGGATGCGACTCTCGTCGTAGAACAGCTCCACGCCCTCCGCGCCTCGGACGAAAATCGTCGGGTCGCCGAGAAGTCCCATCGGGGCCGATCGGGCGCCCGGGCGCACGCGCTTCCAGATGCGTTCCCCGAAGCCATAGCCGCGCAGCAGGATCTTGGGCGAGTCGTCTCGTAGCGTGCGGGCGGCAGCGGTGATCGAGGACGTCATGCCCTCTACGGTCGCACGGGGCTGCACCGGGGCCGAGGGGGAGGCGGATCGATGCGGCGTGTGCTAGCCGTTGTCGGCCGGGTCGAGGGCACCGGCATCCCACCGCCGCGCGGCGCGCTTGAGGACGATGGACTCCGCCAGCAGCACCCCGCCGACGACCGCGGCGCCGAGCGCCACGAGGAGCAGCGCGGGCACGAGATCGGGGCCGGGAGCCTGGATGCTGCCGCCTTCCTGCCACGGCCAGAGGGCGCGCAGCGATCCGATCATCAGGCCCGTCATCGCCGCGAGCACGACGCGCCGGCGGTGCGTCAGCAGCCACTGCAGTACCGAGACGAAGAGCCCCAGCCCGATCATCGCGCCCAGGACGAACACGCCGAGGTACGCGAGGTCGCGGTCGTTGACGGCGGCGAGAGTCGGCGCGTACATGCCGACGGCGAGCAGCACGAACGATCCCGAGACTCCGGGGACGACGAGCGCGCAGACGGCGAAGGCGGCCGCGAGTGCGACCACCGGCAGCGGCGGCTCGAGGGGATCGACCTGCGGCAGGCTCGTCAGTGCGAGGCCGGCGATCGCGCCGAGCGCGGCCACGCCGTACTCCCGCGGACGCCAGCGACCGCCCACCATGCGAATGGGCACGACGAGCGACGCGAGGATGAGGCCGGCGAACAGCGCGCGCGACGCGACGGGCTCGGCCTCGATGAGCGGGGCCAGCACGGCCGAGGCGACGAGCACCGCGACGATCATCCCGATGCCGACCGGCAGCACCACCGACCAGCGGACGGCGCTCAGCTCGCGGCGGGCTCGCGCGAGTCCGCGTCCCCGCACACCGTCGGCGACCGTCGCGGCGACGCCGCGCGCGAGGTGCCCCGCCGAGTCGATGAGCGTCTCGTAGACACCGACGATCAGCGCGACCGTGCCGCCGCTCACCCCGGGGATGATCTCGACGGTGCCGATGAGGGCGCCGCGACCGGTGTCGAGCAGCATGCGGGCGAAAGGCACGGGTGACCTCCGAGTGAAGCGAACGGAGTGATTCACGCTACCGACCTCCACCCGGGTGAACCCCGAGAGCGGGCGTTCACCCGGGGCCAGACGCGCTCGAGTCGGGCTGGGGTGGGTTGGTTGGCAGTTGGTGCCCCCTCCGGGTGCGGCGAGGGGGCGGGACCTGTCAGGTGAGGGTCTGGCGGGCACTCACGCTCGCGTTACCGTGCGTTCCGAGCACTCGCAAGTGGCTCGACGGAATCGACGGCGCCGCCGAGGGTGGAGTCATGTCCAACGCATTCAACGACGACCTCGCCCGTCCCGCCGCAGCCGAGGATGCCGGCATCCAGCCCTTGCGCGACGGCGATGCGACCAGCGAGGCCGACCCGTCGCTC
It contains:
- a CDS encoding inositol monophosphatase family protein, translating into MVDTRELADLAIDIAREAGELARRRRGEGVAIAATKSALADIVTEADREVELLIRDRIATARPDDGFLGEESGAERGASGLTWVVDPIDGTVNYAYGIPHYAVSIAVVEGEPDPQAWDALVGVVYSPAVDELFQARAGEGAWLAAHRLQVLEPTDAGALLATGFGYDPATHAGDLARLGRIMPVARDIRRAGAASLDLAYVAAGRLDGYVERGLQPWDHAAGALLVREAGGEVTGMPGERPGRTMTIAASPALHSRLAERVFHES
- a CDS encoding peptidoglycan DD-metalloendopeptidase family protein — encoded protein: MTSETAPTEAATSRPSTGEPSLGAPNGLTRAQWRRLMAEAELAAKVAAAPAAEVANTEPVEPEPHPEPAAPAAEVVEEELVLTVVDSDAHAGPQLVTPSRRRRERAQTAEAASAPGECFGPAAVESDEPHADAADESGIPPAAPLPDDRVVDEFEFAARLFSFTAQTPVQVAAEAIVEQEAREVATPRRRLRNVGKRMAAASVSMTAVAAVGLLAVGLTSPAAVVFASGDTGHDITAETARPAASVEPEEIQAFVSSSATGVTFDRSDAFDVTSVSEIAADSGVTNFAGTWVNDPNAEIQWPFPVGVPISAAFGSVSYLSEFSRPHRGVDLTPGAGADIHAVAGGTVRIATEAGGDYGVTVVIDHTINGELVSTRYGHMQYGSLKVKVGQTVEPGQVIGKVGSTGKSTGAHLHLEVLLGGTTQVDPIAWLQEHTGS
- a CDS encoding cytochrome P450, which translates into the protein MTSSITAAARTLRDDSPKILLRGYGFGERIWKRVRPGARSAPMGLLGDPTIFVRGAEGVELFYDESRIRRHGAMPGIVQETLFGHGSVHSLDGDEHRHRKATFLDVAYEDAQVERLRPLLEHEWQVELDAWGAGGERSAYDAAVGAFGRAVMRWAGLPGTADAKTRWAARLAQIVNGFGVPYSPEYALAWLNRSWSDRHAQHLIEAVRDGDLDPADGTALKEWAWHRDRGGVLLSARLAGIELQNSMRPMIAVARFVAFAAKELHDRPEWRERIAAETADRGTLVDGPLAVAFAQEIRRTAPFVPMLPGRAVADVELDGQTVAAGGRVVLDILGTNTDDASWQHAESFDPERFVGVDDYEALPAFIPHGGADPATGHRCPGEKLAIAGLATAIAALSTPGVTILGEGLDVNRRRLPTKPASGGRVRGTGEGGRCPFHRR
- a CDS encoding DUF368 domain-containing protein, with protein sequence MPFARMLLDTGRGALIGTVEIIPGVSGGTVALIVGVYETLIDSAGHLARGVAATVADGVRGRGLARARRELSAVRWSVVLPVGIGMIVAVLVASAVLAPLIEAEPVASRALFAGLILASLVVPIRMVGGRWRPREYGVAALGAIAGLALTSLPQVDPLEPPLPVVALAAAFAVCALVVPGVSGSFVLLAVGMYAPTLAAVNDRDLAYLGVFVLGAMIGLGLFVSVLQWLLTHRRRVVLAAMTGLMIGSLRALWPWQEGGSIQAPGPDLVPALLLVALGAAVVGGVLLAESIVLKRAARRWDAGALDPADNG